The DNA window CCTCCGGTTGTGGGTCGTGACGCTCGTCGGGAACCTCGTCGGCGGCGGACTGTTCTCGCTCGTCTTCGTCGTCGAGGGCGCCGTGCCCGCCGGGACGCCCGCAGTGCTTGCCGCAGTGGCGACCGAGAGCGTCGGTCGAGACCTGCTTGCCTCCTTCGCCCGGGCTATCGCTGGCGGGGCGCTCGTGAGCCTGCTCTCCTTCCTGCTGGTCTCGGTCGATAACGAGGGGAGCCGCCTGGCGCTTTCCTACGTCGTGGGCGTCCTGCTCGCGCTGGGCCCGCTCGAACACGTCATCGTCACGGCGCTGCACGTCTTCCTCGGGGTGCTCTTCGGCGCTGGTGTCGGTGCGACCCGGTTCACCATCGTGGTGAGCGTCGTCACGGCCGGTAACATCGTCGGCGGCCTGGGACTCGTGACGTTCGCACACGTCGCACAGGCCGCGGGCGCGAGAACGTGAGCGACCAGTGCAGACATGGCGTTATATCCCCCTTATTGACACGTTTTGTGTAGATTAATTTTCTGTTCGCGCTACAAATAATCCAACGCAGCTATGCAAGCTAATCCGCAGAACAATGTAAACGGTCTATCAGTACTGTACGGCTTACTACAGGCGTGGGTCTATCGACTCGGGAGACCCGTCCGTGACGCCCTGCTCTACAGTTCGGCGTACCTCGCGTTCATCGCCGCTGGGGAGGTCCTCATCGTCACGGAACTACTCTCCTTGCCACTGAGTCCGGCGCCGCTCGTCGCGGCGCTGTTGACCTTCGCCGTCTACGGCAACGACAGATTGGCCGACGTCGAGGCCGACGAGAAGACCTCGCCCGCGCGGGCCGCTTTCGTCAGACGGAATCAGGACCTGCTCTACAGCCTGTCGGCGGTCGCGTACGGGCTCGGTGTCGCCCTGGCAGTGCTGGGCGGGCCAGTGGCGTTCGCGATGGCATTTCTCCCGGGCGTCGTCTGGCTCTGTTACGCCAGCGACCTGTTTCCCGACGGGGCACGGCTCAGGCCACTGAAGCGGGTGCTCATCCTCAACTCCACCCTCGTGGCCGCCGTGTGGGCAGTCGGCATGACCTTCCT is part of the Haloarcula salinisoli genome and encodes:
- a CDS encoding UbiA family prenyltransferase; this translates as MQANPQNNVNGLSVLYGLLQAWVYRLGRPVRDALLYSSAYLAFIAAGEVLIVTELLSLPLSPAPLVAALLTFAVYGNDRLADVEADEKTSPARAAFVRRNQDLLYSLSAVAYGLGVALAVLGGPVAFAMAFLPGVVWLCYASDLFPDGARLRPLKRVLILNSTLVAAVWAVGMTFLPIVFVGAPIPASAPIIYVFFFGTAFANVEIPNVGDRGGDREAGVETLPVVFGVDGTRKALYGLLALLAAIVGVGFGAGVLGLETTAGLSVSLLCLLTVVTCLGRIRNDILTVAAECSRLPILVIWLL
- a CDS encoding formate/nitrite transporter family protein, which encodes MPAAPTPDEVFDRAVEEGQRRLDQSLLELVSTSFIAGFTIVFGLVGLGIVESRLQPVGHGVAALGGAVAFGVGIVFLVAGRTELFNENFSDPTAAAVDSGEVTALWALLRLWVVTLVGNLVGGGLFSLVFVVEGAVPAGTPAVLAAVATESVGRDLLASFARAIAGGALVSLLSFLLVSVDNEGSRLALSYVVGVLLALGPLEHVIVTALHVFLGVLFGAGVGATRFTIVVSVVTAGNIVGGLGLVTFAHVAQAAGART